Sequence from the Mesorhizobium sp. PAMC28654 genome:
TGTTGGCGCAGGCGATGCCCGATGCTTCAAGGGAGTCGTGGCCATAGGGGCAGCGATAGCCGTCCCACGGCGCGACATGTTCGGTGCCGGTCATCATCGGGCCGGCGATATGCGAGCGGAAGGTCGCTTCGCCGCCGACGCTGGCGGCGCCGAAGCCGGCGCCGTGAAAGGCATCCCAGAACGATACCGTCTTGAAACGGCCGGTCGCGGCACGCGCGATCTTCAGGGCAACTTCGATCGCGTCCGAACCACCGGTGGTGAACAGCACCTTGCCGAGATCGCCGGGCGCAAGTGCTGCCAGTTTCTCGGCCAGTTCGACGGCGGGCTCGCAGGTGAAGCGGCGCGGTGCAAAGCAGAGCTCGTCGAGCTGCGCCTTGATCGCGGCCACCAGCCTTGGATGGCCGTATCCGAGGTGATGTACGCTGTTGCCATGGAAATCCATGAAGCGGCGTCCGGCGGTGTCCTCGATCCAGATGCCCTCGGCCTTGGCGATCGTCGAAAGACAGGGGCTGGACAGGCTCTGGTGCATGAACGCGGCCGCATCTCGATCAAGCAGGCCGCGAATGCGAGGATCGTCCTGGCCGGCATCCCAGCGGCCGCGTGCCGCCGTGGTGTTGGAATCGCCCTCGGTATGCACAAGCTCTTTTATTGCAGCCATTACCGTCTCCGAAACGCGAATGAGGGAGCGTGGAACGCCCCCTCGGTTGTTCTGCCAGTTGATGTGGTCCGGTCAGGACCAGGGCAGCGAAAATGTCTTCACATTGGTATAGCTCTTCATCGCTTCGATGACGCCTTCCTTGTAGCCATTGCCCGAGTCCTTGATGCCACCGAAGGGCGACATCTCGATGCGGTAGCCCGGCACTTCCCAGATGTTGACCGTGCCGACCTGAAGGCCAGAAATGTATCTCTGCATGCGGCGGAAATCATTGGTGCAGACGCCCGACGACAGGCCGAAGGCAGTCGAATTGGACAGAGCGATCAGCGCCTCGTCATCGTCAGGCGCACGCACGATCGGGATGATCGGCCCGAAGGTTTCCTCCATCACCAGTTCGGATGTGTGCGGCACGCGATCGACGACGATCGGTGGCAGCAGCGCACCCTGGCGGCCCGGATTGTAGAGGATCTCCGCGCCTTGTTCGGCGGCCATATGGACACGGGCTTCGAACAGCGCCGCAGCCTTCTCATGCACGACGGTGCCAAGGTCGGTCGAGCGGTCCATCGGATCGCCGAAGCGGATTTTCTTGGCCCGCTCCAGCACCATCGGCACGAAACGGTCGGCGACGCTTTCCTGGACGAGGATCCGCTTGACCGCCGTGCAGCGCTGGCCGGAATTCTTCGTGGCACCCGCGACGGCGAGATCGGCGGCCTTCGCCAGATCATCGTCGGAGAGATCGTTGAGAACGATCAGTGGGTCGTTGCCGCCGAGTTCCAGCACCTGGCGCCTGTAGCCGGCGGTGCGGGCGATCATCTTGCCGACCGGCACGCCACCGGTAAAGGTAATGAGATCGATGTTCTCGTTGGTGATCATCTCGTTGCCGACATCGGCCGGCCAGCCGGTCACCACCGACAGCATTTCCGGCGGCAGGCCGGCTTCGTAGAGGATGTCGGCCAGCAGCAGCGCCGTCATCGGCGTCAGCTCCGTTGGCTTGACCACCACGCAATTGTTGGTGGCGATTGCCGGCGCCACCTTGTGCGAAACCATGTTGAGCGGATGGTTGAATGGGGTGATCGCCGAGATCGCCTTCAGCGGCTCGCGGGTGGTGAAGATCTTGCGCGCCTTGCCGTGCGGGGTGAGATCGCACGAGAAGATCTGGCCGTCATCCTGGATGCACATCTGCGCTGACAGCGTGAACACGTCATAGGCGCGGCCGACTTCATAGAGCGAGTCCGTCTTGGAGATGCCGAGTTCAAGCGTGATGAGATCGGATATTTCTTCCCGGCGCGACGCCAGCGCTTCCGTGCGAAACAGGATCTGCTGGCGCTCGTAGCGGGTGAGCTTGGATTTGTAGCCGGCAGCGATTTCGAAGGCTTGCCGGGCATGCTCGGCGCGGCCGGCCGGAACCGTGCCGATAACTGCATTCGTGTAAGGGTAATGGACCGGGACGACATCATCGGCGTCGACCTTGCGACCAGCTATGCGCATCGGCTCGTGGCGGACTTTGATCGAGGTATCGAGCTTGGTCATTTCAGTGTTCCCAGTGCTCAGAAAGCACATTGATCTTTTGTCGGCGAGGCCATCGCATCTCAGCTATGGCTTCCCCACTCCGTCGCCGCTTCGCGGCGCCACCTCTCCCCCTCCGGAGGGAGAGGAATAGAGCCAAGGCTGGCGAGTTCAGCGCGCTTCCTCTCCCCCGTCGATCGGGGGAGAGGAAGCCCGAAGGGCCGGAGTGGGGGTCGACCAACCGCCGTCAAGAGGCGACTCAGTTGGCGATCCAAATCACTCAGCCCGCCAGCGCCGCCGCCATCGTGGCGTAGTAGAAGGCGTCGAAGTTGCGCAGGGTCGGTTCGTTTGGCAGGTCCGGCAGCACGCGATTGACTATGAACGGCACCTCCTGCTCGGTCAGTCCACCATGCGAGCGCAGCGGCTCGTTAAGTGCGGCGAGATCGTGGCGGTGTTCGCTGGTGCCGATCGTCATGTTCTCGGTCGAGATCAGCACGATGTCGCCGATGCGGTCGGCCGGCAGTTCGAAGCGCTCGCAGGCCGTCGGGCTGTCGACGACCAGCATGATGCCGTCAATCCCGGCCAGCCGCGCCATGATGCCGGCCTGATCCGCGCCCGCCGGCAGATAGGCGGTGGCGAAGGAGCCGAGCGCGCCGTGGTGCACGACATAGGGGTCGGTGATCGGCAGGATGACGCGGGCGGCATCCTTGCCCAGCCATTCGTCCAAGAGGTCCTGAACGTAGACCACGGCGGGCGAACCGTCCGCCTTGTGCTTGGGCTTCATGCCATGGTCGGCGGTGACGACGATCGCCGCGCCCAGCGCATCGAGCTCGGTCAGGTACTTGTCGAACATTTCGTAGAAGGCGTTGGCCTGCGGCACACCGGGCGCATATTTGTGCTGCACATAATCGGTGGTCGTCAAGTACATGATGTCAGGGTGGAACTCCTTCAGCAGTTGGACGCCGGCGGCGAAGACGAATTCCGACAATTCGGCCGAATAGACCTCCGGCACCGGCAGGCCGAAATGCTTCGAGGCGTTGTCGATGCCGTGCTCGGCCTTGGTTGTGGTGTCCGACTTCTCCGCCGAGAAGCACAGCGCGCGGCCTTCGTCGAAGGCAAGGCCCTTGCCGAGCAGCGCGCGCAGCTTGTCCTTGGCGGTTACCACCGCGACCTTGGCGCCGGCATCGTAGAAAGCCTGGAAGATGGTCGGCGCGCGCAGGAAGCGCGGATCGTTCATCATCACTTCCTTGCCGGTTTCGCGCTCGTAGAGATAGTTGCCGCAGATGCCGTGCACTGACGGCGGGCGGCCGGTGGCAATCGACAGGTTGTTGGGGTTGGTGAAGCTCGGGATAACCGAGTGCGCAAAGCGCACAGTGCCCTTCTCCTTGATCCTGACCAGGGCCGGCATCAGCCCGGCCTTGATCGCCTCGTCGAGATAGGCCGGCTCGCAGCCATCAAGGCAGATGGCGATGGCCGGCACACGTGGCCAGGCGTAGGTGCGGCCGTTGACGGCGACATTGATGGGAGACATCTGGTTCATCGAAAATCCTCGAAATCTGCCGCTTCAGGCGGCGAGTTTGGCACGCTCGGCGATTGCCGCGGCGGGTGGAGCGGCGGTGTCAACGCCCATTTCCTTCAGTGATTGGGCCGCCGCCTCGACGACACGGCGCATGACATGTTCGTCCATCTGGCCGATGCAGCCGACGCGGAAACTATCGACGGCGGTCAGTTTGCCCGGATAGATGATGAAGCCCTTGTCCTTCATCAGGTCGTAGAAGCGGTCGAACGCGAAGTTGGCATGGGCCGGGTTGAAGAAGGTGACGATGATCGGCGAAAGCCAACGGTCCTTGAGCAGCGTCTCGAAGCCGAGTTCGCGCATGCCGGCCACCACCACGTCGCGGTTGCGGGTATAGCGGGCGCCGCGGCCGGCGACGCCGCCCTCGGCCTCATGCTGGCGCAGCGCTTCGAGGAAGGCGGCGACGACATGGGTCGGTGGCGTATAGCGCCACTGGCCGGTCTTGTTCATGTGCGCCCATTGCGCATGGACGTCGAGCGACAGCGAATGGCTGCGGCCCTTGGCGGCCTC
This genomic interval carries:
- the phnY gene encoding phosphonoacetaldehyde dehydrogenase, yielding MTKLDTSIKVRHEPMRIAGRKVDADDVVPVHYPYTNAVIGTVPAGRAEHARQAFEIAAGYKSKLTRYERQQILFRTEALASRREEISDLITLELGISKTDSLYEVGRAYDVFTLSAQMCIQDDGQIFSCDLTPHGKARKIFTTREPLKAISAITPFNHPLNMVSHKVAPAIATNNCVVVKPTELTPMTALLLADILYEAGLPPEMLSVVTGWPADVGNEMITNENIDLITFTGGVPVGKMIARTAGYRRQVLELGGNDPLIVLNDLSDDDLAKAADLAVAGATKNSGQRCTAVKRILVQESVADRFVPMVLERAKKIRFGDPMDRSTDLGTVVHEKAAALFEARVHMAAEQGAEILYNPGRQGALLPPIVVDRVPHTSELVMEETFGPIIPIVRAPDDDEALIALSNSTAFGLSSGVCTNDFRRMQRYISGLQVGTVNIWEVPGYRIEMSPFGGIKDSGNGYKEGVIEAMKSYTNVKTFSLPWS
- the phnA gene encoding phosphonoacetate hydrolase, which produces MNQMSPINVAVNGRTYAWPRVPAIAICLDGCEPAYLDEAIKAGLMPALVRIKEKGTVRFAHSVIPSFTNPNNLSIATGRPPSVHGICGNYLYERETGKEVMMNDPRFLRAPTIFQAFYDAGAKVAVVTAKDKLRALLGKGLAFDEGRALCFSAEKSDTTTKAEHGIDNASKHFGLPVPEVYSAELSEFVFAAGVQLLKEFHPDIMYLTTTDYVQHKYAPGVPQANAFYEMFDKYLTELDALGAAIVVTADHGMKPKHKADGSPAVVYVQDLLDEWLGKDAARVILPITDPYVVHHGALGSFATAYLPAGADQAGIMARLAGIDGIMLVVDSPTACERFELPADRIGDIVLISTENMTIGTSEHRHDLAALNEPLRSHGGLTEQEVPFIVNRVLPDLPNEPTLRNFDAFYYATMAAALAG